From the Polaribacter gangjinensis genome, the window AAGGTATCAGAGATTATATGCAAAAAATGGCACCTTATTTGGCGTCACAAATTGGAAATCCAGAAGGCGCAGATCAACCCAATAAAAAACATTACGATCCAAGAAAATGGTTGCGTTTGGGCGAAGAAACTTTTAAAGCTCGTTTAAAACAAGCCTTTCAAGACTTGAATAACGTAAATACTTTGTAAAAAGTTTTCATAAATAACTAAAAAGCATCTTTCAAAAATGAAAGATGCTTTTTTTATGGAGTAAATTTTAATCGTCTACAAAAAATCTTTTACATTTGCTGTTCAGAAAAGTTGAAAGTACTTTTGAAATACAAACAACAACTTTAAATAAAGAATCATATGACTGCTTGGTTTAAAAGAACAGATAAAGGAATTCAAACAGCTACTGAGGATAAAAAAGACACGCCCAAAGGTCTTTGGTACAAAACTCCTAGTGGTAAAATAATTGATACAGAAGAGTTAAAAAAGAATCTATACGTAAGTCCAGAAGACGGATATCACGTAAGAATTGGAAGTAAAGAATACTTTGAATTATTTTTTGACAACAATACGTTCACAGAATTAAACGAAAACTTGACTTCAAAAGACCCATTGAAATTTGAAGATACTCAAAAATATCCTGATCGTTTAAAAGAAGCCCAAGCCAAAACAAAATTAAAAGATGCTGTAAGAACAGCTGTTGGAAAATCATTAGGTAAAGATTTGGTAATTGCTGCTATGGATTTTTCTTTTATTGGAGGTTCTATGGGATCTGTAGTGGGAGAAAAAATTGCACGTGCCATCAACTATTCTATTGAACATAAAATTCCGTTTTTGATGATTTCAAAATCAGGTGGTGCACGTATGATGGAAGCGTCACTTTCGTTGATGCAATTGGTAAAAACCTCTGCAAAATTAGCGCAGTTGGCAGATGCTAAAATTCCGTATATTTCTTTGTGTACAGACCCAACAACAGGAGGCACAACCGCTTCTTATGCCATGTTAGGAGATATTAACATTGCTGAGCCCAATGCATTGATTGCCTTTGCAGGGCCAAGAGTTGTAAAAGACACAACAGGAAAAGAATTGCCTGAAGGATTTCAACGATCAGAATTTGTTTTGGAACACGGTTTTTTAGATGCTATTTACGAACGAAAAGACCTAAAGAAAATGGTTAATTTGTATATCGATTTGATTCAGAATTTACCTATAAGGAAATAACAAAAAAGCCAGCGTTTGCTGGCTTTTTTGTTACTCATTTAATAATTTTTCAATTTCATATTCCAATTTATAAATAAAAACATTTTTTTCATTCATATTTAAATTTCCTATAAAACGTATAATCCCATTTTTTAAAATTATTTGTGTAGGATATTTATTAAAACCTAACTGTTTAGGAATCGTATCTGAATCTGAAAATAAAACAGGAAATTGATAATTATATCTTTCAATACGAGTTTTTGCATAGCCAATTGTATCTCGTCTCTCAGGAATATTTACAGCAAATAGTGAAACAGATGTGCTATTTTTATATTTTTTAAAAATATTTTCAAATTCTGGAAATTGTTGAAAACAAGCTCCACAACTTGTTGTCCAGAAATCTAAAACAATTACTTTATTTTGAATAGTATCAACTCTTATTTGATTTTCATTATGTGAAAATTCCATTTTAGGGGATTGAATCCTCTTAAAAGAATCATGATTTTCAACAACGTACAAGAAATTTACAAAACCATAAATACCTACAAAAACTATGATAATAGGATACCCTAATTTTAAAAATATGGATTTATTTTTTAAATAATAACCTAATAAAAAAGATAGAGGAGTAAAAACTATATAAATTATTACAGAACTCAATTTTATATCAGGCAAAAATAATTGAATAAACCAAATTGCTAATAAAGGAGCAAAAGAAGCCAGAACATTTTTATAGCTCATGTACATACTAGCTACAAATGCTCCTATCATAAATAAAGGAAAAATTATAGTTTGTGTTTTAAATAGAAAAACGAAAGTAATATATAATAATATGACTAAACCACCATTTATGAATACTTTTTTTAACATTTTATACTAATTAGGTATAAAAATATCATCTGTACAATATCCATTACAGGTTGAAGTTCCAAATACACCACAATCAGTATTTGCTACTGTACATTTATCGGGTTTATGACAAGTATTATTATACCCAAAACACGAGGCACTATATCTACAAACACAAGGAGGATCTATACCTTCTGTTGTTAAATTATTTGAATTCAAATCTTCATTTAATTTTGAATAACTTACATCACCTACAGTAAAAAAAGCTGTATAAATAAACTCTTCATTCCAATTAAATTTCTTAGCCCCTATCATTACTTTTTCATACAATTCGTCTGAAAATTCATCTGAAATAGGTGCTTTATAATCTATTTTTTTGAATTCCTCAGCAAAATATTTCATATGATTTAATTCTGCTTCTGATAAATTCATTTGTAAAATATAATTTATTTTTTGCGCCCATACTTTCCTTCTTTTTTCAGGAGGCAATAGTCTCATTACTGCTTTTTGCTTTTCGAAATCTAACTCCTTTATTTCTTTTCTTTCGAAGTTTAGTAATTGTATTTTGTTTTCATTTACCCATTGGTTTATATCCTCATTGTGAGAAAATTGATGTGCTTCATTTTCTGTGCAGCTCATAAAAAAAATTGAAAAAATAATGATACAAATAATCTTGAAAAAAATGTTGTTTTCGTAATAATTTTTTTAATTTGTTAAAATTTATTTTGTCTTCATAGCCAAGAAGTTCATAATAATAATATTAATAATAATATCAAAATTATTGTTTTAAAAAATAAATCCTATATTTGCACCCTCAATGGAAAAAATTCATTGAACTGCATAAAAATCATTTAAATAATATTGGCATGTACTTAACAAAAGAAGTAAAAGAAAACATCTTCGAAAAATACGGTAAAGGAAAGAATGATACCGGTTCTACAGAAGGTCAAATAGCGTTATTTACGCACAGAATCAACCACTTAACAGATCACTTAAAAGCAAATCGTAAAGATTTCAACACAGAGCGTTCGTTAGTAATGTTGGTAGGAAAACGTAGAAGTTTATTAGATTATCTAAAGAAAAAAGATATCGAAAGATACCGTACAATTATCAAAGAATTGAACATTAGAAAATAATGTTTTTAAAAGAGGCACTGAAAATGTGCCTCTTTTGTTATCAAAAAAATAAGTAAGCATACTTTCCAACACTGTTTTTTTCAATATCTTAGTTGCTTTAAAATAAGTTTTAAAAAAACAGCATAAAAAAACTTCAAAAATAGTAACAGCATTTTTGATTTTCCATGGCAAACAACCACAACACAACAACAACAAACAAATTAAAAAATTTATTAGTAAACATTTATGATTCCAAAAGTATTTAGAGAGGTCATTGACCTTGGAGATGGAAGAACCATCTCCTTAGAAACCGGTAAATTAGCGAAACAAGCGCACGGTTCAGTTGTTGTTCAAATGGGTAATGCCATGTTATTATGTACCGTAGTTTCTTCATACAAAGAAAGCGGATTAGATTTCTTTCCATTAACTGTTGATTATCGTGAAAAATTTGCCTCTGCAGGTCGTTTTCCTGGAGGATTTTTCAAAAGAGAAGCACGTCCTAGTGATGGTGAAGTATTGACAATGCGAATTGTAGACCGTGTTTTACGTCCATTGTTCCCATCAGACTATAGAACAGAAACACAAGTAATGATTCAGTTGATGTCTCATGACGAAAATGTAATGCCTGATGCTTTAGCAGGATTAGCAGCTTCTGCAGCAATCCAATTATCAGATATTCCCTTTGAATGCCCAATTTCTGAAGTTCGTGTAGGAAGAATTAACGGTGAATTGATCATCAATCCAAATCAAGCACAATTAGAATTGTCGGATGTAGATATGGTTATTGGTGCATCAGAAGATTCTGTAATGATGGTTGAAGGCGAGATGAAAGAAATTTCTGAAGAAGAAATGGTAGAAGTAATCCGTTTTGCCCACGAAGCTATTAAAATCCAATGTAGAGCACAAGTACGATTGGCAGAGGCTTTTGGTAAAAAAGAACCTAGGACATATACGCCTGCAAAAACAGACGAAACGATTGCTGCAAAAGTAAGAGAATTAGCCTATGACAAAATTTATGCAATTGCAAAAGGAGCTCATAGTAAAAAAGACAGAAGTGATGCTTTTTCAGCTGTAAAAGATGAAGTAATTGCTGCATTTACTGAAGAAGAATTGGCTGAAAATGAAGGTTTGATTAAAACCTATTTTTATAAAGTTGAAAAAGAAGCGGTAAGAGAGTTGACCTTATCAGAAGGTTTGCGTTTAGACGGAAGAAAAACTACCGATATCAGACCTATTTGGTGTGAAGTAGATTATTTACCATCAGTTCATGGTTCATCTATTTTTACACGTGGAGAAACTCAAGCGTTAGCAACCGTAACTTTAGGAACTTCAAGAGAGGCAAATCAAGTAGATATGCCTTCGTATCAAGGAGAGGAAAAATTCTATTTGCATTATAACTTCCCTCCTTTTTCTACAGGTGAGGCACAACCTTTACGAGGCACTTCACGTAGAGAAATTGGTCACGGAAACTTGGCACAACGTGCTTTAAAAAATATGATTCCTGCAGATTGTCCTTACACTGTAAGAATCGTTTCTGAAATATTAGAGTCAAACGGATCATCCTCTATGGCAACTGTTTGTGCAGGAACTATGGCGTTGATGGATGCAGGAGTACAAATGGTAAAACCCGTATCTGGTATTGCTATGGGATTGATTTCTGATGGAGAGCGTTTTGCAGTATTGTCTGATATTTTGGGTGATGAAGATCACTTGGGTGATATGGACTTTAAAGTAACTGGTACTGCTGATGGAATTACGGCTTGTCAGATGGATATGAAAATCAAAGGGATGCCTTATGATGTAATTATCCAAGCATTGAAACAAGCACGTGATGGACGTATTCATATTTTAGGTAAGTTGACAGATACGATTGCTGTACCAAACCCAGAAGTAAAAGCTCATGCTCCAAAAATCATCACAAGAACAATTCCTAATAGTTTGATTGGTGCATTTATTGGTCCAGGTGGCAAACACATTCAAGAATTGCAAAAAGAAACTGCAACTACCATTGTTATCAATGAAGACCCAACTACTGGAGAAGGTATTATTGAAATTTTAGGTACCAAACCAGCAGGTGTTGAAGCGGTTTTGAAACGTTTAGAATCAATGCTTTTCAAACCAGAAGTTGGCAATGTATATGAAGTGAAAGTAATTAAAATGCTTGACTTTGGTGCTGTTGTTGAATATACAGCTGCTCCTGGAAATGAAGTATTATTGCATGTAAGTGAATTGGCTTGGGAACGCACAGAAAACGTTACAGACGTTGTGAATTTAGGCGATGTTTTTGAAGTGAAATATTTCGGAATTGATCCTAAAACGCGCAAAGAAAAAGTATCTAGAAAAGCAATTTTACCAAAACCAGAAGGTTACGTAGCAAGACCACCAAGAGAAAATAACGATCGTCCAAGAGACAACAATCGTGACAATCGCGGTCGTGACAATCGTGGGCGTGATGATCGTAAACCAAGAGAGCCAAGAAGAGACTAATCTTTAACGCTTCCTTATATTCTAAAAAGACTGTTTATATAAACAGTCTTTTTTTTGTTCAATACATTTTTACAAATAGATGATAAGAAGTTCATAATCAATAAAATAATGTGTTTTAAAAACAGTTTTTAAAATAAAAAGCTGTTTTTCCCACATTTGTCACTGACAGCCTGTCACCAAAACTAAGGCCTCATTTTTCAATATGATAGCTGCTGTATGAATCTATTTTGAAGTTCGTAACAAAACAGCGTATTTGGTGGCAATCTCTTAATTCCTGAAATTTCTTTATTTTTTTGGCACTATTGCACAGTCCTTGCGGCATTATTGATGTAAATAAAACAAAAGATCAAATGAAACTATTAGTAATAGGCGCAGGAAATATGGGACTCACCTACGCCGAAAGCATGTCCAAATCTACCTTATTAGGGAGTAAAAGACTTAAAATTTATGATACTGATCCCAATAAAATTGCAGCTCTAAAAAAAGAAAATCATTTTGAAGTTTATACAGATTTAAAAGACTGTTTGCCGAGTGCAGACATTGTCTTTATCGCTGTAAAACCCTATCACAGTGCTACCCTTTTTGAAAACATGATTCCGTATATCCATCAAGAGCATATAGTGGTTTCTTTAATGGCAGGTGTCAATATTCAAACCATTCAAGATAGTTTGGGCATTAAAAAAGTAGTAAGAACCATGCCTAATTTACCTGCTAAGGTGGGTAAAGGAGTTACCTCTTACACAGCATCCAAAGAAGTATCAAAAGTAGAATTGATGAGTATTCGTCATTTTTTAGATACTACAGGAACCTCAATTCATGTACAAACCGAAAAATTTATTGATGCATCAACCGGAATTTCAGGAAGTGGTCCTGCTTATGTGTTTTACTTTATGCAATCCATGTTGGAAGCTGCTCTCAAAATGGGCTTTTCAGAATACGACTCAAAAGTATTGGTTAGCAATACATTTGAAGGTGCTATTGAACTTTTCAGTCAATCTGATTTATCTCCTGAAGGATGGATTAGTCGAGTTGCCTCAAAAGGAGGAACCACTCAAGCAGCCATAGATTCTATGGACGATAATAATGTAAAACAACTCATTCAAGATGCTGCCTATGCTGCATTTGATAGGGCTGTTGAATTAGGAAAAGACTCATAATATGGAAGACACAATCAAACGAATCGTAGTAAAAGTAGGAACCAATGTATTGACCAACAAGGACAACAGAATTCAAGGTCCTATATTAAGAGAATTGGTGAGGCAAATTGCCGTTTTGTACGAAAGAGACATTCAAGTAATTTTAGTTTCATCGGGCTCAGCCATTGCAGGAATTGAAATTTTAGGCGATACCAAGATAAAAGACAAATCACAAAGACGACAGGTTTACTCATCTGTTGGTCAACCAAGAATCATGCGTCGCTACTACACGCTTTTTCAGGATTTCGGAATGCGTTGTGGACAAGTATTGGCGACCAAACGAGATTTTGATCCGGGTAAGTATCGTGAAAATATGATCAATTGTTACGAAGGATTGCTTTCAGAAGGGGTTATTCCGATTGCCAACGAAGATGATACCGTTTCTTTAACCACTTCCATGTTTTCTGATAATGATGAATTGGCAAGTTTGATTGCTGAATTGTTAGATGCAGATCGATTGATTATTTTATCGGATACAGACGGATTGTTTACTGGTCATCCTGATGATGAAGATTCTGTAAAAATCAATGTGGTTACTACAGATCAAAAAGTAGAACATTATGTGCAATCGTCTGATAAAAAAGAAGGTGAAGGTCGTGGTGGAATGGCTTCTAAATTAAAGGTTGCCAAAGGTACTGCTCGAAAAAATATCCCCACTTATATCGCCAATGGTAAAAAACACAACGTAATTGTTGACATTATCGACCACAAACAAATAGGGACTAAATTTATTTTATAACGCCTATTCTATCATTTTTATAACCTTAAAAAACTCTATATGAAACTCATACCTAGCCACCTAAAAAACAATGTACTTGAAACGATGATACATCTATTAGATTGTAAAAGAGAGGAAATTATCGCTGAAAACAAGAAAGATTTAGCTGCTTTTGATCAAGAAGACAAAGCGCTTTATGATCGATTGGTGGTGAATTCAAAAAAAGTAGATGAAATGATTAAAGCCATCAAAGAAGTCCAAGCGCAATCAGACCCTGTTGGCAAAGACATTTCTAATATTACTTTAAATAGTGGCTTACACATCATCAATAAAACGGCTCCTTTTGGAACTATCATGATTATTTACGAATCCAGACCCGATGTAACAATTGAAGCTGCTGTATTGGCATTTAAAGCAAACAACAAAATTTTATTAAAAGGAGGTAAAGAAGCATTTCATAGCAATCGTATTTTAGAACAATGTTGGCACGAAGCTTTAACAGCAAACGGACTTGAAAAAGATTGGATTCGCTTATTGCATTTGAACAGAATAGAAACTCAATCATTTTTAAAAAACCCGCCTGAAAAAATAGATTTGATTGTACCACGTGGTGGAGAACGTTTGATTCAGTTTGTAAAAGAGCACGCTACTTGTGCTGTGTTGATAAGTGGAAGAGGAAATAATTTTTTGTATGTTCATGAAGATGCAGATTGGGAAAAAGCCATGAGCGTAATTCTCAATGCAAAAACTCATAAAATATCAGGATGTAATGCCCTTGACAAAGTATTGATTCATGAAGATATTGCCCAATTTCCTGAAAAACTCAAAGCACTTAAAAACATGCTTGATGAACATCAGGTAGCGATTTTAACAGATGACGCAACTTCAAAAATACTAAATGATGTCCCAACAATTAACTCAGAGACAATTTGGTATGAGGAGTTTTTAGCAATGAAAATAGTAGTGGCAAAAACAAGCAGTTTAGAAGAAGCTGTACAAAAAATCAATCGATATTCTGGGGGGCATTCTGCAAGTATTATCACTGAAAACAAAGATACTGCCCTTACATTTATGCAGCAGGTGGACAGTGCTGCTGTATATCACAATGCCTCAACTCGCTTTACAGACGGAGGGCAAATGGGTGTTGGTGCTGAGTT encodes:
- the accD gene encoding acetyl-CoA carboxylase, carboxyltransferase subunit beta, which encodes MTAWFKRTDKGIQTATEDKKDTPKGLWYKTPSGKIIDTEELKKNLYVSPEDGYHVRIGSKEYFELFFDNNTFTELNENLTSKDPLKFEDTQKYPDRLKEAQAKTKLKDAVRTAVGKSLGKDLVIAAMDFSFIGGSMGSVVGEKIARAINYSIEHKIPFLMISKSGGARMMEASLSLMQLVKTSAKLAQLADAKIPYISLCTDPTTGGTTASYAMLGDINIAEPNALIAFAGPRVVKDTTGKELPEGFQRSEFVLEHGFLDAIYERKDLKKMVNLYIDLIQNLPIRK
- the proC gene encoding pyrroline-5-carboxylate reductase, with the translated sequence MKLLVIGAGNMGLTYAESMSKSTLLGSKRLKIYDTDPNKIAALKKENHFEVYTDLKDCLPSADIVFIAVKPYHSATLFENMIPYIHQEHIVVSLMAGVNIQTIQDSLGIKKVVRTMPNLPAKVGKGVTSYTASKEVSKVELMSIRHFLDTTGTSIHVQTEKFIDASTGISGSGPAYVFYFMQSMLEAALKMGFSEYDSKVLVSNTFEGAIELFSQSDLSPEGWISRVASKGGTTQAAIDSMDDNNVKQLIQDAAYAAFDRAVELGKDS
- a CDS encoding glutamate-5-semialdehyde dehydrogenase; the protein is MKLIPSHLKNNVLETMIHLLDCKREEIIAENKKDLAAFDQEDKALYDRLVVNSKKVDEMIKAIKEVQAQSDPVGKDISNITLNSGLHIINKTAPFGTIMIIYESRPDVTIEAAVLAFKANNKILLKGGKEAFHSNRILEQCWHEALTANGLEKDWIRLLHLNRIETQSFLKNPPEKIDLIVPRGGERLIQFVKEHATCAVLISGRGNNFLYVHEDADWEKAMSVILNAKTHKISGCNALDKVLIHEDIAQFPEKLKALKNMLDEHQVAILTDDATSKILNDVPTINSETIWYEEFLAMKIVVAKTSSLEEAVQKINRYSGGHSASIITENKDTALTFMQQVDSAAVYHNASTRFTDGGQMGVGAELAISTDKLHHRGPLGLKQLVTNKYYVFGDGHVRV
- the proB gene encoding glutamate 5-kinase; the encoded protein is MEDTIKRIVVKVGTNVLTNKDNRIQGPILRELVRQIAVLYERDIQVILVSSGSAIAGIEILGDTKIKDKSQRRQVYSSVGQPRIMRRYYTLFQDFGMRCGQVLATKRDFDPGKYRENMINCYEGLLSEGVIPIANEDDTVSLTTSMFSDNDELASLIAELLDADRLIILSDTDGLFTGHPDDEDSVKINVVTTDQKVEHYVQSSDKKEGEGRGGMASKLKVAKGTARKNIPTYIANGKKHNVIVDIIDHKQIGTKFIL
- a CDS encoding bacteriocin fulvocin C-related protein, producing MSCTENEAHQFSHNEDINQWVNENKIQLLNFERKEIKELDFEKQKAVMRLLPPEKRRKVWAQKINYILQMNLSEAELNHMKYFAEEFKKIDYKAPISDEFSDELYEKVMIGAKKFNWNEEFIYTAFFTVGDVSYSKLNEDLNSNNLTTEGIDPPCVCRYSASCFGYNNTCHKPDKCTVANTDCGVFGTSTCNGYCTDDIFIPN
- a CDS encoding polyribonucleotide nucleotidyltransferase — encoded protein: MIPKVFREVIDLGDGRTISLETGKLAKQAHGSVVVQMGNAMLLCTVVSSYKESGLDFFPLTVDYREKFASAGRFPGGFFKREARPSDGEVLTMRIVDRVLRPLFPSDYRTETQVMIQLMSHDENVMPDALAGLAASAAIQLSDIPFECPISEVRVGRINGELIINPNQAQLELSDVDMVIGASEDSVMMVEGEMKEISEEEMVEVIRFAHEAIKIQCRAQVRLAEAFGKKEPRTYTPAKTDETIAAKVRELAYDKIYAIAKGAHSKKDRSDAFSAVKDEVIAAFTEEELAENEGLIKTYFYKVEKEAVRELTLSEGLRLDGRKTTDIRPIWCEVDYLPSVHGSSIFTRGETQALATVTLGTSREANQVDMPSYQGEEKFYLHYNFPPFSTGEAQPLRGTSRREIGHGNLAQRALKNMIPADCPYTVRIVSEILESNGSSSMATVCAGTMALMDAGVQMVKPVSGIAMGLISDGERFAVLSDILGDEDHLGDMDFKVTGTADGITACQMDMKIKGMPYDVIIQALKQARDGRIHILGKLTDTIAVPNPEVKAHAPKIITRTIPNSLIGAFIGPGGKHIQELQKETATTIVINEDPTTGEGIIEILGTKPAGVEAVLKRLESMLFKPEVGNVYEVKVIKMLDFGAVVEYTAAPGNEVLLHVSELAWERTENVTDVVNLGDVFEVKYFGIDPKTRKEKVSRKAILPKPEGYVARPPRENNDRPRDNNRDNRGRDNRGRDDRKPREPRRD
- the rpsO gene encoding 30S ribosomal protein S15 → MYLTKEVKENIFEKYGKGKNDTGSTEGQIALFTHRINHLTDHLKANRKDFNTERSLVMLVGKRRSLLDYLKKKDIERYRTIIKELNIRK
- a CDS encoding TlpA family protein disulfide reductase, whose translation is MLKKVFINGGLVILLYITFVFLFKTQTIIFPLFMIGAFVASMYMSYKNVLASFAPLLAIWFIQLFLPDIKLSSVIIYIVFTPLSFLLGYYLKNKSIFLKLGYPIIIVFVGIYGFVNFLYVVENHDSFKRIQSPKMEFSHNENQIRVDTIQNKVIVLDFWTTSCGACFQQFPEFENIFKKYKNSTSVSLFAVNIPERRDTIGYAKTRIERYNYQFPVLFSDSDTIPKQLGFNKYPTQIILKNGIIRFIGNLNMNEKNVFIYKLEYEIEKLLNE